One genomic segment of bacterium includes these proteins:
- a CDS encoding Gfo/Idh/MocA family oxidoreductase, which produces MPAIKTLLIGAGNRGRSVFGRYALEHPERLRIIGVAEPVDERRAIFAREHDLPTERCYQNWPELLSGVSGADAVIVATGDSQHVEPAIAALASGYHVLLEKPIAPSPEACLRVVEAAETAQRALQIGHVLRHTDFYQRAHAILRSGRIGRIIHMDLREHVAHWHMAHSYVRGKFRNSQIAAPFILAKSCHDLDLLVWLAEAPVLKLQSFGSRSHYRQEYAPPGAPERCTDGCPVQASCPHDAEAFYLGPNEELARLWPWHDLSTDPSRAARRKALENGRYGRCAYRCDNDVADHQTVNLELEDGVTATLGVHGVATHESRTLRISGSEGELRGHLDSGAIEITRHGQLQSEQVQIPEPESGHSGGDEGLMHHFTNALLTGELDEVCASGRTALESHLLGFAAEVSRAESRVVEMGEYRESIKLGSRSSVPKATKESPR; this is translated from the coding sequence ATGCCTGCTATCAAAACACTACTGATTGGTGCCGGAAACCGGGGTCGCAGCGTATTTGGACGGTACGCACTAGAGCATCCCGAACGGCTTCGCATTATCGGCGTGGCTGAACCGGTCGACGAGCGCAGGGCGATCTTTGCCCGGGAACACGACCTTCCGACGGAGCGTTGCTACCAGAACTGGCCAGAACTGCTTTCGGGAGTTTCAGGGGCAGACGCTGTCATTGTCGCCACCGGAGACTCCCAGCACGTCGAGCCCGCAATCGCGGCGCTGGCCAGCGGCTACCACGTCTTGTTGGAGAAGCCGATCGCGCCGTCACCCGAAGCGTGCTTGCGCGTGGTCGAAGCCGCGGAAACGGCACAACGCGCGCTACAGATCGGTCACGTTCTGCGACACACGGATTTCTACCAGCGCGCGCACGCTATTCTTCGCAGCGGACGGATCGGTCGCATCATCCACATGGACCTGCGCGAACACGTCGCTCACTGGCATATGGCGCACTCCTACGTGCGCGGGAAGTTTCGCAATTCTCAGATCGCAGCACCGTTCATCCTGGCCAAGAGTTGCCACGATCTCGACCTCCTGGTGTGGCTGGCCGAGGCCCCTGTACTGAAGCTCCAGTCCTTCGGAAGCCGCTCGCATTACCGTCAGGAGTACGCGCCTCCCGGAGCGCCAGAGCGGTGCACCGACGGCTGTCCCGTTCAGGCCTCGTGTCCACACGATGCGGAAGCTTTCTATCTGGGACCGAACGAAGAACTCGCTCGCCTGTGGCCCTGGCACGATCTTTCGACCGATCCGTCCCGTGCAGCCCGCCGGAAGGCGTTAGAGAACGGACGCTATGGGCGATGCGCATACCGATGCGACAACGACGTTGCGGATCACCAGACCGTAAACCTGGAACTCGAAGACGGTGTGACCGCGACGCTAGGCGTGCATGGGGTCGCAACTCATGAATCGCGCACCTTGCGAATCAGCGGCAGCGAAGGAGAGCTTCGCGGTCACCTGGACAGCGGTGCGATCGAGATCACCCGCCACGGCCAACTCCAGAGTGAACAGGTTCAGATTCCCGAGCCAGAATCGGGCCATTCAGGCGGCGACGAAGGCCTCATGCATCACTTTACAAATGCGTTGCTGACCGGTGAGCTGGATGAGGTTTGCGCCTCCGGCCGAACCGCCCTGGAAAGCCATCTGCTCGGTTTCGCCGCCGAGGTGTCGCGGGCGGAGTCTCGTGTGGTCGAGATGGGCGAATATCGCGAAAGCATCAAGCTCGGCTCGCGATCGAGCGTCCCAAAGGCGACAAAGGAATCTCCACGGTGA